The following proteins come from a genomic window of Trifolium pratense cultivar HEN17-A07 linkage group LG4, ARS_RC_1.1, whole genome shotgun sequence:
- the LOC123881550 gene encoding pyruvate decarboxylase 2-like — MATTNLGSLEKSKPPCNDIANPPNGEVATIQKSPSATTLATSESTLGSHLARRLVEVGVTDIFSVPGDFNLTLLDYLIAEPKLKNIGCCNELNAGYAADGYARSRGVGACVVTFTVGGLSVINAIAGAYSENLPVICIVGGPNSNDFGTNRILHHTIGLPDFSQELRCFQTVTCYQAVINNLEDAHEMIDTAISTALKESKPVYISISCNLAGVPHPTFSREPVPFSLTPKWSNQIGLEAAVEAAAEFLNKAVKPVLVAGPKIRVAKAGDAFMELADKSAYPFSVMPSAKGLVPENHQHFIGTFWGAVSTAFCAEIVESADAYLFAGPIFNDYSSVGYSLLLKKEKAIIVQPDRVVIGNGPAFGCVLMKDFLSALAKRIKKNNTAYENYYRIFVPEGLPVKSQPREPLRVNVLFKHIQNMLSGDTAVIAETGDSWFNCQKLKLPKGCGYEFQMQYGSIGWSVGATLGYAQAVPEKRVIACIGDGSFQVTAQDVSTMLRYGQKTIIFLINNGGYTIEVEIHDGPYNVIKNWNYTGLVDAIHNGEGNCWTTKVTCEEELVAAIETATGPKKDSFCFIEVICHKDDTSKELLEWGSRVSSANSRPPNPQ, encoded by the exons ATGGCCACAACAAACCTAGGATCCCTCGAAAAATCCAAACCACCATGCAACGACATTGCTAACCCACCAAACGGCGAGGTTGCAACGATCCAAAAATCCCCCTCAGCAACCACCTTAGCCACATCAGAATCAACCCTAGGTAGTCACCTGGCACGACGACTCGTCGAAGTTGGCGTAACCGACATTTTCAGCGTGCCGGGTGATTTCAACCTTACATTACTTGATTACCTGATTGCTGAACCCAAACTGAAAAACATTGGTTGTTGTAACGAACTCAATGCTGGATATGCTGCTGATGGTTACGCGCGTTCTAGAGGCGTGGGCGCGTGTGTTGTAACTTTTACTGTTGGTGGATTAAGTGTGATTAATGCTATTGCTGGTGCTTATAGTGAGAATTTACCAGTGATTTGTATTGTTGGTGGACCTAATTCTAATGATTTTGGTACCAATAGAATTCTTCATCATACTATTGGTTTGCCTGATTTTAGCCAGGAACTCAGGTGTTTCCAGACTGTTACTTGCTATCAG GCTGTGATCAATAACTTGGAAGATGCACATGAAATGATTGATACTGCAATCTCAACAGCATTGAAAGAGAGCAAGCCTGTTTATATAAGCATAAGCTGTAACTTAGCAGGCGTTCCTCACCCGACTTTCAGTCGTGAACCTGTTCCATTTTCCTTAACTCCAAA ATGGAGTAATCAAATCGGGTTGGAAGCCGCAGTGGAAGCAGCAGCTGAGTTTCTAAACAAAGCAGTAAAACCAGTCCTAGTAGCTGGTCCAAAAATAAGAGTAGCAAAAGCAGGTGATGCTTTTATGGAACTAGCTGATAAAAGTGCTTATCCATTTTCAGTTATGCCATCAGCAAAAGGACTAGTTCCTGAGAATCACCAACATTTCATTGGAACATTTTGGGGTGCAGTTAGTACTGCATTCTGCGCTGAGATTGTTGAATCGGCCGATGCATACCTATTTGCAGGACCGATTTTCAATGATTATAGTTCAGTTGGTTACTCACTTcttttgaagaaagaaaaagctATTATTGTTCAGCCTGATAGGGTTGTGATTGGAAATGGTCCTGCTTTCGGGTGTGTTTTGATGAAGGATTTTCTTAGTGCACTCGCGAAGCGTATTAAGAAGAATAATACTGCTTATGAAAATTATTATAGGATATTTGTTCCTGAAGGTTTGCCAGTGAAATCTCAGCCTAGAGAGCCTTTGAGAGTTAATGTTCTTTTTAAACATATTCAAAATATGTTGTCTGGTGACACTGCTGTTATTGCCGAGACAGGGGATTCTTGGTTTAACTGCCAAAAGCTGAAATTGCCAAAAGGATGCGG TTATGAGTTCCAAATGCAATATGGATCAATTGGATGGTCTGTTGGAGCAACTCTTGGTTATGCACAAGCTGTTCCCGAGAAGCGAGTGATTGCTTGCATTGGTGATGGAAGTTTTCAG GTGACAGCACAAGATGTGTCTACAATGCTGAGATATGGTCAGAAGACCATAATCTTCTTGATTAACAATGGTGGATACACTATTGAAGTTGAAATCCATGATGGACCATACAATGTCATCAAGAACTGGAATTACACTGGCTTGGTTGATGCTATCCACAATGGTGAAGGAAATTGCTGGACCACTAAG GTTACTTGTGAAGAGGAGCTTGTTGCAGCAATTGAGACAGCAACAGGACCAAAGAAGGATAGTTTCTGCTTCATTGAGGTGATTTGTCACAAGGATGACACAAGCAAAGAGTTACTTGAATGGGGATCAAGGGTTTCGTCTGCAAACAGTCGTCCTCCTAATCCGCAGTGA